The following are encoded together in the Roseivirga misakiensis genome:
- a CDS encoding T9SS type A sorting domain-containing protein: MTCFGQTPIATATFVTTTSGLTTSSYTATSPSDASGGISASTSYLVRYGEIQNQFITDYEVGGITYDNFVLPDTLIIRRTDAGRQLIIFYEYDRIETGPTPDEIYLDPEQQDNEEGLYLSGLSNAGYDNILTNNSTNFANVERIDIIYYTGVVTSTPTTAVFPIIERGGNDDIRVAAIRGLDANGDPNDYYPTVVRVSNDGTTDWGNLGQSHISLVMRRQDATSDPIPVQVLGTQDIHGSAIAFNEFGITADDIVYGYSIFADDVTVTGSDLVDFTNATNFPTGTTGSGLDLIAGVSTAVASDNNLTKSVGPGGYKAALNTWLKANNSESVTTSTDGSTVTDWQDEWLGDHDATTLTSAPTYRDGSALSTDDINFNPTVDFLDATERGLQIANNSDFNTASSYTTKGINIAIRTGNDVTVKQQIYEQGSNDRGLNIYIRNGDLYVGAWNIPSTDGTGDNWGFSSTSTAVSTDTEYIVTLEFNGNSGGTGTVAAYLNGENFGTISSVGLLFNDTDGIGLGDTNSQSRYDDGTTAAASFYGSIPEFVYCNEPGSFPSSQRNRIESYLAIKYGITLDQTSPINYVNSDGSTIFNTTTAAAIGGYLEYNNDIAGIGRDDNSELEQLSSQSENSGSLVQIDRNSAIGTDDTWLIWGNDGGLTSSSRSVTKPDEINERIERVWRVAEENSVGVTDISFDLTGLGYTTDTNDFALMIAGNSSDGDFSSATLVTGGTFNGDVITFPDIDLSNGQYFTLGTQFFICTPGNVQDGLSLWLKADAETFNTGTTAATDGQTVETWGDQSRNDFDATNDGGVTNRAPTWVETDVNFNPGLNWDAGTNEIGFTLGSNFIFAPAANGGSHIFSSVEPENTLTGGDRNNKWIYNFGNNNNSAVGIASYGSRSNILATGRDNFNITPNSTNFLAEGDFNTNAGTSDTRNYILDGNLVSTTTGTDIDIDDSGITQSSTHGTNQGPVSIGRQSETNNIDNNSGRRFFGDMQEVIVYNEDISDLEAQQVRSYLAIKYGTTLSNDNDADATANEVISGSIREGDYVASDGTTITFDYSDDTGFVNDIAGIGRDDDTCLEQKQSSSVNDGTILTIGLGEIAANNAANSNSFDDDLDFLTWGSDGGSTDFANITTDGTPGTVNERMLRIWRAQDTGDVGATDISFDLSSLPGYSTNAGDYQLIVASGGDNTSLENGSTITGGTFNGSVLTFSGVDLTDGQYFTLGVSSELCAPGGVTSSMVLWLRPDQGTSTLVDNTTLTTWTDQSTASNDATSDGSPPLYRDNTTDNINFHPTMEFDDTSPNRLTLGDLSEIKSTSGTGEYSMFGVGIRDDGSTNYVLGSTGGTTNQDLHFGYRNSTSATIAHWGNDLDVTVNAFDNPNAPFLVAATYTSGDRVVEELRSDDFNRATDTNTTPISGTQTNYVGDLESVGGYDGFISEVLVYNREVTDLEKLRIYSYFGIKYGITLPQDNDNDATLNEVISGSVAEGDLVASDGTSIIWDESNSNSTYHNGMAGIGRDDDACLNQKQSTSATDGTILTIGLDAVATNNASNAGVHDNLDFLVWGHDGVAADQATAAGDLTDLPSTVSERMRRVWRVEDTGTVGETEIQFDLTLLGYSTADASDYRLIIADAGSGGTMAGGTLVAGGTFNGDVLSFTGIDLTDGQYFTLGTALETCGPGGVNTNIGIWLRGDLEVFSDAGSTAAVDEDDVQQWNDQSSPATNVSEVDGGGGSPIPPVFRDQEINFNPALFISDQNTTNNSYLETAASANNISGDMTLIAIFETAQNQGTNDEIDNSPSFIGSEVDGATDDYGLGMYQGEIVFNAANTNTFTARSTTTYNDSEPYIATGTRVQAASGAVNLYVNSLNVGTGTSDNTALDAADTWAIGNQSSYQNGAQFQGNIAEILVFSSVLTGEELARAESYLAIKYGITRSDDNDADATANEVISGSIREGDYVAADGDIIWDYAARSATYFNDIAGIGRDDLSCLDQIQSKSENDDAIVDVAISSWDNNDSWFVWGNDNAELEATRNRERPDGINSRLNREWQAQETGTVGTVSVTFDLDDVTGTPTGDNNLNLVRMMVSTNDDFSTGVTLIEPTAIDAVNNTVTFDYDFTSGEGFYYTLGSIENDALPIQLIEFNAETKDTKVELSWSTASEENNAFYSIERSLDGVVYETIAQLDGAGTSSSINNYSYTDQSPLKGLSYYRLKQTDIGGEFSYSPVESVFVIAEETLKVQVMPNPVSLGQDFRLKVDLPEGTIVANMYIFNSRGIQVVHKSLSIDQTLHTFDTNGLKSGIYFIKVQVDKRKAITKRLIIN, from the coding sequence ATGACTTGTTTTGGACAAACACCAATAGCAACGGCAACATTTGTCACTACCACCTCAGGCCTCACTACAAGTTCTTACACGGCAACATCACCATCTGACGCGAGTGGTGGTATTTCAGCAAGCACTTCTTACTTAGTAAGATATGGAGAAATCCAGAATCAATTCATTACTGATTATGAAGTAGGCGGTATCACTTATGACAATTTCGTTTTACCAGATACACTGATCATTAGAAGAACTGACGCAGGCCGTCAATTGATTATCTTTTATGAATATGATCGTATTGAGACTGGACCAACTCCAGATGAAATTTATCTAGACCCCGAGCAGCAAGATAACGAGGAAGGGCTGTACCTGAGTGGATTGAGTAATGCGGGTTATGATAATATTCTAACAAACAACTCAACCAATTTCGCAAATGTAGAGCGGATTGATATCATTTATTACACAGGAGTAGTTACATCGACTCCCACCACAGCCGTATTTCCAATAATTGAAAGAGGTGGCAATGATGATATAAGGGTAGCGGCGATACGCGGACTAGACGCGAATGGTGATCCGAATGACTACTACCCAACTGTTGTAAGAGTTAGTAATGATGGTACTACAGACTGGGGTAATTTAGGTCAATCCCATATCTCATTAGTCATGAGACGACAGGATGCTACGTCAGACCCTATACCTGTACAAGTACTAGGAACGCAAGATATACATGGTAGTGCCATTGCTTTCAATGAGTTTGGTATTACGGCAGACGATATAGTTTACGGGTATTCGATATTTGCAGATGATGTTACTGTTACTGGGTCTGACCTAGTTGATTTTACCAATGCTACGAATTTCCCCACAGGAACGACTGGTTCTGGACTTGACCTTATAGCGGGTGTATCAACGGCAGTAGCTAGTGATAATAATCTTACAAAATCTGTAGGGCCTGGTGGCTACAAAGCGGCTTTAAACACATGGCTAAAAGCAAATAACAGTGAAAGTGTAACGACAAGTACCGATGGTTCAACTGTAACAGATTGGCAAGATGAATGGCTCGGAGACCATGATGCTACCACATTAACATCGGCACCTACCTACAGAGATGGTAGTGCCTTAAGCACAGATGACATCAATTTTAACCCAACAGTTGATTTCTTAGATGCAACAGAACGCGGCTTGCAAATTGCCAATAACTCCGATTTCAATACCGCTAGTTCGTATACCACTAAAGGCATCAATATTGCGATTAGAACGGGTAATGATGTAACCGTAAAACAGCAAATCTATGAACAAGGGAGTAATGATCGGGGACTCAATATCTACATCAGAAATGGAGACTTATACGTTGGGGCTTGGAATATTCCTTCTACAGATGGAACAGGAGACAATTGGGGTTTCAGTTCTACGAGTACTGCTGTTTCTACGGATACAGAATATATTGTAACCCTTGAGTTCAATGGAAATTCTGGTGGTACAGGTACCGTAGCTGCCTACCTGAATGGGGAGAATTTTGGAACTATATCAAGCGTTGGGCTACTTTTTAATGATACTGATGGGATCGGTCTAGGCGATACAAATTCACAATCTAGATATGATGATGGAACCACAGCCGCGGCATCATTCTACGGTAGCATTCCAGAATTTGTTTATTGTAACGAACCAGGCTCTTTTCCATCATCACAACGAAATAGAATCGAAAGTTATCTGGCGATTAAGTATGGAATTACCCTAGACCAAACTTCCCCAATAAACTACGTCAACTCTGACGGATCGACCATTTTCAATACAACCACAGCAGCAGCAATCGGTGGATACCTAGAATATAATAATGACATAGCAGGGATCGGCCGAGATGATAATTCTGAGTTAGAGCAACTATCATCGCAAAGCGAAAATTCAGGTAGTTTGGTTCAAATAGACCGAAATAGTGCTATCGGCACAGACGATACCTGGCTTATTTGGGGAAATGATGGCGGACTTACTTCGTCTAGCAGGTCTGTGACAAAACCAGATGAAATTAACGAACGAATAGAGCGAGTCTGGCGAGTGGCAGAAGAAAACTCGGTAGGTGTAACTGATATTTCCTTCGATTTAACTGGACTGGGCTATACCACAGATACAAATGATTTTGCACTCATGATCGCCGGCAATAGTTCAGATGGAGATTTTTCAAGCGCTACCTTAGTCACAGGAGGTACGTTTAATGGCGATGTTATCACATTCCCTGATATCGACCTATCTAATGGGCAATACTTTACTTTAGGCACACAATTCTTCATTTGTACACCAGGCAATGTTCAAGATGGGCTTTCACTTTGGCTCAAAGCTGATGCTGAAACCTTCAATACTGGAACTACGGCTGCCACTGACGGACAAACTGTAGAAACTTGGGGCGATCAAAGTCGAAATGATTTCGATGCTACTAATGACGGTGGCGTTACGAATCGTGCCCCAACCTGGGTAGAAACAGATGTTAACTTTAATCCAGGACTAAACTGGGATGCTGGTACTAATGAAATCGGATTTACACTAGGTAGCAATTTCATTTTTGCTCCAGCCGCAAATGGTGGTTCCCATATCTTCTCATCTGTAGAACCAGAAAACACATTAACAGGAGGAGATAGAAATAATAAATGGATTTACAACTTTGGGAATAATAACAATTCAGCTGTAGGTATAGCATCTTATGGTAGTCGCTCAAATATCCTCGCAACTGGAAGAGACAATTTCAACATAACGCCCAATAGTACTAATTTTTTAGCTGAAGGTGATTTCAATACTAATGCAGGTACTAGTGATACAAGAAACTACATTTTAGACGGCAACCTTGTGAGTACGACTACTGGTACAGATATCGATATTGATGATTCTGGGATTACCCAAAGTAGTACGCATGGTACTAATCAAGGCCCCGTTTCAATTGGTAGGCAATCCGAAACGAACAATATTGATAACAATAGTGGAAGAAGATTCTTCGGAGACATGCAGGAAGTCATCGTCTACAATGAAGATATCTCAGACTTAGAGGCCCAACAAGTTAGAAGTTACTTGGCAATCAAGTATGGAACAACGCTGAGCAATGACAATGACGCAGATGCAACGGCAAATGAAGTCATATCGGGCAGTATTAGAGAAGGTGACTATGTTGCCTCTGATGGGACCACCATTACTTTTGATTACTCAGATGACACTGGTTTTGTAAACGACATAGCTGGAATTGGGCGAGATGATGATACCTGCTTAGAGCAAAAACAATCCTCTAGTGTCAATGACGGTACAATTTTAACGATTGGCTTGGGTGAAATCGCTGCAAATAACGCTGCAAATAGTAATTCCTTCGACGATGACCTGGATTTCCTCACTTGGGGTTCGGATGGCGGCAGTACAGATTTCGCAAATATAACTACTGATGGAACTCCAGGAACAGTAAATGAGCGTATGCTCAGAATTTGGAGAGCTCAAGACACTGGAGATGTAGGTGCTACTGACATCTCATTTGATCTTTCATCGCTTCCAGGCTACAGTACCAATGCAGGCGACTACCAGCTCATTGTGGCCAGTGGAGGAGATAATACTTCTCTCGAAAATGGTAGTACAATTACTGGTGGAACATTCAATGGAAGCGTACTCACATTTAGTGGTGTTGATTTAACCGATGGTCAGTATTTTACACTTGGTGTTTCTTCCGAACTTTGCGCACCCGGAGGGGTTACCAGCAGTATGGTACTTTGGCTAAGACCAGATCAAGGAACTTCTACCCTAGTCGATAACACTACACTAACAACATGGACGGATCAATCTACAGCTTCCAACGATGCGACAAGTGACGGTAGCCCTCCATTGTATAGGGATAATACAACAGACAATATCAATTTCCATCCAACCATGGAGTTTGATGACACTTCCCCCAACAGACTCACTTTAGGAGACCTCAGCGAGATTAAATCGACTTCCGGAACCGGTGAATACAGCATGTTTGGTGTTGGTATTAGAGATGATGGTTCAACGAACTATGTCTTAGGCTCTACTGGTGGAACGACCAACCAAGACCTACACTTTGGCTACAGAAATAGTACCTCTGCTACAATAGCCCACTGGGGTAATGATTTAGATGTAACCGTCAACGCCTTCGATAATCCAAACGCTCCTTTCCTAGTAGCAGCAACCTATACTAGTGGTGATCGGGTCGTGGAAGAGCTCCGATCAGATGACTTTAACAGGGCTACTGACACAAATACTACGCCTATTAGTGGCACACAAACCAATTATGTTGGAGACCTAGAATCAGTTGGAGGTTATGATGGTTTTATCAGTGAAGTACTTGTATATAACAGAGAAGTAACAGACCTAGAGAAACTAAGGATATACTCGTATTTCGGCATCAAGTATGGAATCACTTTACCTCAAGATAATGATAATGATGCCACACTTAATGAGGTGATTTCTGGAAGTGTTGCTGAAGGAGATTTGGTTGCTTCTGACGGGACATCAATCATCTGGGATGAATCAAATAGTAACAGTACTTATCACAATGGCATGGCGGGTATTGGTCGGGATGATGATGCTTGTTTGAACCAAAAACAAAGTACAAGCGCTACAGATGGTACAATCCTAACCATTGGATTAGACGCGGTAGCTACCAACAATGCTTCAAACGCTGGCGTGCATGATAACCTTGATTTCTTAGTCTGGGGACATGATGGAGTCGCTGCTGATCAAGCCACTGCGGCAGGAGATTTAACAGATTTACCAAGTACTGTTTCTGAAAGAATGAGAAGGGTTTGGAGGGTTGAAGACACAGGAACTGTTGGCGAAACTGAAATTCAATTCGACTTGACTCTATTGGGCTATTCAACTGCCGATGCCTCTGATTATAGACTCATTATTGCCGATGCCGGTAGTGGAGGAACGATGGCTGGAGGTACACTAGTAGCCGGTGGTACATTCAATGGAGACGTACTCTCATTTACTGGAATTGACTTAACAGATGGACAATACTTTACGTTAGGTACAGCTCTAGAAACGTGCGGTCCTGGTGGGGTAAATACCAATATCGGAATTTGGCTTAGAGGTGATCTTGAAGTATTCTCAGATGCAGGGTCTACTGCAGCTGTTGACGAAGACGATGTTCAGCAATGGAATGATCAAAGTTCTCCTGCAACGAATGTATCAGAAGTAGACGGAGGTGGTGGTTCTCCTATTCCACCAGTATTTAGAGATCAAGAAATCAATTTCAACCCAGCTCTATTCATCTCAGATCAGAATACAACCAATAATTCCTATTTAGAGACTGCAGCCAGTGCCAATAATATATCTGGAGACATGACGCTCATTGCGATATTTGAAACCGCTCAAAACCAAGGGACCAACGATGAGATAGATAACTCTCCGTCATTCATTGGTAGTGAAGTAGATGGTGCTACCGATGACTATGGATTGGGTATGTACCAAGGTGAAATTGTCTTTAATGCCGCTAATACAAACACTTTTACCGCAAGAAGTACCACCACCTATAACGATAGTGAGCCATATATTGCCACAGGAACAAGGGTGCAGGCGGCTTCGGGTGCCGTAAATCTATATGTAAATTCACTCAATGTTGGTACAGGCACTTCGGACAACACCGCTTTAGATGCAGCAGACACTTGGGCTATTGGTAATCAAAGTAGTTATCAGAATGGTGCCCAGTTCCAAGGCAACATTGCCGAAATTCTAGTATTCTCTTCTGTGCTAACAGGAGAAGAGCTAGCGCGAGCGGAGTCATACCTTGCTATTAAATACGGTATTACACGATCGGATGATAATGACGCAGATGCAACGGCAAATGAAGTCATATCGGGCAGTATTAGAGAAGGTGACTATGTAGCAGCCGATGGCGATATCATTTGGGATTATGCAGCTAGAAGCGCCACTTACTTCAATGATATTGCTGGAATTGGTAGAGATGATTTATCATGTCTTGATCAAATTCAATCTAAAAGTGAGAATGATGACGCGATTGTGGATGTTGCCATCAGCAGTTGGGATAATAATGATTCTTGGTTTGTTTGGGGTAATGACAATGCCGAGTTAGAAGCCACAAGAAATCGAGAAAGACCAGACGGTATCAATAGCCGATTGAATAGAGAATGGCAAGCACAGGAGACTGGTACTGTGGGTACAGTTAGTGTAACATTTGACCTTGATGATGTTACTGGAACGCCAACTGGCGATAATAACCTGAATCTTGTTAGAATGATGGTTTCTACTAACGACGACTTTAGTACTGGCGTCACGCTCATAGAACCAACTGCCATAGATGCGGTAAACAATACAGTGACTTTCGATTACGATTTTACCAGCGGAGAAGGGTTCTATTATACACTGGGTTCAATAGAAAATGATGCTTTACCTATCCAACTCATTGAATTCAACGCAGAAACTAAGGATACCAAAGTCGAATTATCTTGGTCTACCGCTTCTGAAGAAAATAATGCTTTCTACTCAATTGAGAGAAGTTTAGATGGTGTTGTTTATGAAACAATCGCTCAATTAGATGGCGCTGGAACAAGTAGCAGTATCAATAATTATTCCTATACAGATCAATCTCCATTAAAAGGTCTTTCTTATTACAGGCTCAAGCAAACCGATATTGGAGGAGAATTTAGCTACTCCCCAGTGGAAAGTGTCTTTGTAATCGCCGAAGAAACACTGAAAGTTCAGGTAATGCCAAACCCAGTCTCGCTCGGGCAAGATTTTAGACTGAAAGTAGATCTTCCTGAAGGTACAATTGTAGCCAATATGTATATATTCAACAGCCGAGGAATTCAAGTGGTGCATAAGTCATTATCAATAGATCAAACGCTTCATACCTTTGATACTAATGGTTTAAAATCAGGTATCTATTTTATCAAAGTGCAAGTCGATAAGCGAAAAGCGATCACCAAGCGACTGATTATCAACTAA